The Variovorax paradoxus B4 genome includes a region encoding these proteins:
- a CDS encoding SDR family NAD(P)-dependent oxidoreductase: MSNEAAAPHAVVTGSSSGIGRAIALHLLEQGWRVSGLDLAAPTLSHAGFAHAAVDLADAAAIARATAALQDADALVHAAGVLRVGPLGQLDHAGGELMWRLHVDAATRLSDALVPAMAARGRGRVVFVGSRVAHGMPGRGQYAATKAALVALARSWAAEVAERGVTLNVVSPGATQTAMLQDPARAGSAPRLPPIGRLIRPAEIAALVAFLLSAPAAAITGQDIAICGGASLHR; this comes from the coding sequence GTGTCGAATGAAGCAGCCGCCCCGCATGCCGTGGTGACGGGCAGCAGCAGCGGCATCGGCCGCGCCATTGCGCTGCATCTGCTCGAGCAGGGCTGGCGCGTGAGCGGGCTCGACCTGGCGGCGCCCACGCTGTCGCATGCAGGCTTCGCGCATGCGGCGGTCGACCTGGCGGATGCCGCGGCCATCGCGCGCGCCACGGCTGCTCTTCAGGATGCCGATGCGCTGGTGCATGCGGCCGGCGTGCTGCGCGTGGGCCCGCTCGGGCAGCTCGACCATGCGGGCGGCGAGCTGATGTGGCGCCTGCATGTCGACGCCGCCACGCGGCTGTCCGATGCGCTGGTGCCTGCGATGGCCGCGCGCGGCCGCGGCCGCGTGGTGTTCGTCGGCAGCCGCGTGGCGCACGGCATGCCCGGCCGCGGCCAGTACGCCGCCACCAAGGCGGCGCTGGTCGCGCTCGCGCGCAGCTGGGCGGCCGAGGTCGCGGAGCGCGGCGTCACCCTCAACGTGGTGTCGCCCGGCGCCACGCAGACCGCGATGCTGCAGGACCCGGCGCGCGCCGGCAGCGCGCCGCGCCTGCCGCCCATCGGCCGGCTGATCCGGCCCGCGGAAATCGCCGCGCTGGTGGCCTTTCTTCTCTCGGCGCCGGCCGCGGCCATCACCGGCCAGGACATCGCCATCTGCGGCGGTGCGTCGCTGCACCGCTGA
- a CDS encoding RHS repeat-associated core domain-containing protein, with protein sequence MADEAPGSAQSKERERQTAVAPLNTIGLEDIGAGKAKINAWLLRISDKRVDLNTLLTIAGGIPVIGNIMALIDAVWDIVDMITKKLYADVLQWVSLAINLLGVIPFPPATGAARMSLRPMLHLLRQEIAKTAVNAAKHVVPNIGEAFVNVLITHLNDTIAGTLDKFVAEAEGYLSGFLQDCAKKVDEIVDGVIGALKIALGEKPLFSKTGAEKHPYDPETQSTMSRVLEWGSGVVTDTANLAVATAAEYGVPDFVKAKIHDVIASLVDLKTLARDQIMRLADAGLQYGIAWMIVILKQALLKRKGKVAVNVAANKGAEASKHNPGGELGHISLQPGATNSGNCCKQGGPGTTRPAGRSRGKTPHAISFATGSESFTHTDFELAATLPIAWHRTYDSHLAAYDQSNLGARWLSPFNTRIDVTTATKGKRSGQRSFIFHGADGRSHAYPVLAIGSSHRDPIEEITLTRVSQTLLVLDFGKPMPAGGASDWRETYELVDTVASKVRIQGKQHFRLIAQQTRTGAAIGLRYDHVVASGEQVLSDIVSRQDDVILAHVGTRPHTQSGLIESLWEIKEGQVIRQLAAYTHDENGDLIAAQDENGASWNYSYSHHLVTRYTDRTGRGINLEYDGTDPQAKAVREWADDGTFATTLEWDKNIRLTYVTDALGQETWYYYDILGYTYRIIHPDKREEWFYRDEAKNVTRHIHPDGSTDDYRYDANGNLQTHIRTDGSQVHFEYDALNHATGWRDAEGGVWRRALNVQGLITEEIDPLGHKTEYAYDEAGRPIKIIDAKGGVKALAYTPTGQVTSYTDCSGKTSRWAYDERGRLIRATDAAGHITLYRYTELSHATLAAAQGGANHPGQLEEVTLPDRSREHFVYDAEGRLLAHTDALARRSRYDYTRSGLVAGRTDAAGQRLQYQWDLLGRLTQLRNENGSRYTLDYDPVGKLLSETGFDGKSTEYRYEETTGTLAEVVDGGVITQYEFDPLGRLSERRANGQVESFVYDQNGLLVEARNEDAKLQRFHDAAGNLTREHQHDLASRQTAIWRHGYDELNQRVATIRPDGHSIQWLSYGSGHLHGLLVDGQDILGFERDDLHQEILREQGNGLAQSQSHDAMGRLLEQRISRTQLPPGANAGVSAGTLNVLRGYAYDAAGQLVGIHDSRRGNLSYRYDPVGRLLEAHSRLGRETFAFDPAGNIGGATQPGAQPDGLATNRITTRVAVRLDHQGRNLAGRLMDNLLKNYAGVHYKWDARGNLVEHTKNGKKTSFTWDAFGRMRSARTDDQITTFRYDPLGRRIGKENDSSQILFGWDGDTLAYESSSLGEGWARGQTVHYVHERDSFVPLVQIRRPGSMRLTPTTDVKALTADNGGRYDIELDPLWNEGLREEEPPRPFAKEEIAFYQCDHLGTPQELTDHEGSIAWSASYRAWGEAKEAISEAGRKAGFRNPIRFQGQYFDEETGLHYNRHRYYDPGSGRFVSRDPIKLAGGVNLHAYAPNPIEWIDPLGLSKKKERCQTRKNSTEPALPEKVIASDGNLRLEHYVRSGDHAPAHFHLRGEGGLNIPVGQNGNPLDSKTKLTAAQQAFIDGNKSKLRSSVDRIQRWHRYQNLPNDCNCCD encoded by the coding sequence ATGGCTGATGAAGCTCCAGGGAGCGCGCAAAGCAAGGAGCGCGAGCGCCAGACAGCGGTTGCGCCGCTCAACACCATCGGACTGGAAGACATCGGCGCTGGCAAGGCAAAGATCAACGCATGGCTGCTCCGGATCAGCGACAAAAGGGTCGACCTGAACACCCTGCTGACCATCGCGGGTGGCATACCGGTGATCGGCAACATCATGGCGCTGATCGATGCCGTCTGGGACATCGTCGACATGATCACCAAGAAGCTGTACGCGGATGTGTTGCAGTGGGTGAGTCTCGCCATCAACCTGCTGGGCGTCATTCCATTTCCACCAGCCACCGGTGCGGCGCGCATGAGTCTGCGCCCGATGCTGCACTTGCTCAGGCAGGAGATCGCCAAGACCGCCGTCAATGCAGCCAAGCACGTGGTGCCCAACATCGGCGAGGCCTTCGTCAATGTTCTCATCACCCATCTGAATGACACCATCGCGGGAACGCTCGACAAGTTCGTAGCCGAGGCGGAGGGATATCTCAGCGGTTTCCTGCAGGATTGCGCGAAGAAGGTCGACGAAATAGTCGATGGCGTGATCGGTGCACTAAAAATCGCACTCGGCGAGAAGCCGCTGTTCTCAAAAACAGGAGCCGAGAAGCATCCCTACGACCCTGAAACACAGAGCACCATGTCGCGCGTGTTGGAGTGGGGTTCCGGTGTCGTCACAGACACCGCCAACCTCGCGGTCGCGACCGCAGCCGAATATGGTGTGCCCGACTTCGTCAAGGCAAAGATCCATGATGTGATCGCCAGCCTTGTCGACCTCAAGACGCTGGCGAGAGACCAGATCATGAGGCTCGCCGATGCCGGTCTTCAATACGGGATCGCGTGGATGATCGTGATCCTCAAGCAGGCTCTGCTCAAGCGCAAGGGCAAGGTCGCGGTCAACGTGGCGGCCAACAAAGGGGCCGAGGCCAGCAAGCACAATCCCGGCGGCGAATTGGGCCACATCAGTCTCCAGCCTGGCGCTACCAACTCCGGTAATTGCTGCAAACAAGGAGGGCCTGGAACCACGAGGCCCGCCGGACGATCGCGCGGCAAGACTCCGCACGCCATCAGTTTCGCCACTGGCAGCGAAAGCTTCACCCACACGGACTTCGAGCTTGCGGCTACTTTGCCCATAGCGTGGCATCGCACTTACGACAGTCACCTGGCTGCTTATGACCAGAGCAATCTCGGCGCGCGGTGGCTCAGTCCCTTCAATACGCGGATCGACGTCACCACCGCCACCAAGGGCAAGCGAAGCGGCCAGCGCAGTTTCATCTTCCATGGCGCCGATGGCCGCAGCCATGCCTATCCCGTGCTCGCGATCGGGAGCAGCCATCGCGATCCCATCGAGGAAATCACCCTCACGCGCGTGAGCCAGACGTTGCTGGTCCTTGACTTCGGCAAGCCCATGCCTGCAGGCGGGGCCAGCGATTGGCGCGAGACCTACGAGCTCGTTGACACCGTTGCCAGCAAGGTCCGCATCCAGGGCAAGCAGCACTTCCGCCTGATCGCCCAGCAGACCCGCACCGGTGCCGCCATTGGCCTGCGCTACGACCACGTCGTTGCCAGCGGCGAGCAGGTGCTCAGCGACATCGTGAGCAGGCAGGACGATGTGATCCTCGCCCACGTCGGAACCCGTCCTCACACCCAGAGCGGGTTGATCGAAAGCTTGTGGGAGATCAAGGAGGGGCAGGTCATCCGCCAGCTCGCGGCCTACACGCACGATGAAAACGGCGACCTGATCGCGGCGCAGGACGAGAACGGCGCGAGCTGGAATTACAGCTACAGCCATCACCTCGTGACCCGCTACACCGACCGCACCGGTCGCGGCATCAACCTTGAGTACGACGGGACGGACCCGCAGGCCAAAGCCGTGCGCGAATGGGCCGACGACGGCACCTTCGCCACCACGCTGGAGTGGGACAAGAACATCCGGTTGACCTACGTCACCGACGCTCTCGGGCAAGAGACCTGGTACTACTACGACATCCTGGGCTACACCTACCGCATCATCCATCCGGACAAGCGCGAGGAATGGTTCTATCGGGACGAGGCGAAGAACGTCACGCGGCACATCCATCCCGACGGCAGTACAGACGACTACCGCTACGACGCCAATGGCAACCTGCAGACGCACATTCGCACTGATGGAAGCCAGGTCCACTTCGAGTATGACGCGCTCAATCACGCAACAGGTTGGCGCGATGCTGAAGGCGGCGTGTGGCGCCGCGCGCTCAATGTGCAGGGCCTGATCACCGAGGAAATCGATCCGCTGGGCCACAAGACCGAGTACGCCTACGATGAAGCAGGGCGCCCTATCAAGATCATTGATGCCAAGGGAGGCGTCAAGGCGCTGGCCTACACGCCCACGGGTCAGGTCACCAGCTACACCGACTGTTCGGGCAAGACGAGCCGCTGGGCTTACGACGAACGCGGCCGGCTAATCAGAGCCACGGACGCTGCGGGTCACATCACACTCTACCGCTACACCGAACTGAGCCACGCCACGCTCGCCGCCGCGCAAGGCGGCGCCAATCATCCCGGTCAACTGGAGGAAGTCACCCTGCCTGACAGAAGCCGGGAGCATTTCGTGTATGACGCCGAAGGTCGACTGCTTGCACACACCGATGCGCTGGCGCGCCGATCCCGCTACGACTACACCAGATCAGGATTGGTCGCTGGGCGCACCGATGCAGCAGGCCAGAGGCTCCAGTACCAATGGGACCTCTTGGGACGTCTCACTCAACTGCGCAACGAAAACGGGAGCCGATATACCCTGGATTACGACCCCGTCGGCAAATTGCTCTCGGAAACAGGCTTCGACGGCAAGTCCACCGAATACCGCTACGAAGAAACTACCGGCACATTGGCCGAGGTTGTCGATGGTGGTGTGATCACGCAGTACGAATTCGACCCGCTGGGACGATTGAGCGAGCGTCGTGCGAATGGTCAGGTTGAGAGCTTTGTGTATGACCAGAACGGTCTTCTGGTCGAGGCACGCAACGAAGACGCGAAGCTCCAACGGTTCCATGACGCCGCAGGCAATCTGACGCGCGAGCATCAGCACGACCTAGCCAGTCGCCAGACTGCCATCTGGCGCCATGGCTACGACGAACTCAACCAGCGTGTAGCAACCATCCGGCCCGATGGTCATAGCATCCAATGGCTCAGCTACGGTTCCGGCCATCTGCACGGCTTGCTGGTCGATGGGCAGGATATCCTGGGTTTCGAACGCGACGACCTCCATCAAGAAATCCTGCGCGAGCAGGGCAACGGACTGGCGCAGAGCCAGAGCCATGATGCGATGGGCCGACTGCTCGAGCAACGCATCTCGCGGACGCAGCTACCCCCCGGTGCCAATGCTGGTGTATCGGCGGGCACACTCAACGTCCTGCGAGGCTATGCCTACGACGCAGCCGGCCAGCTTGTCGGTATTCATGACAGTCGCCGAGGCAACCTCAGCTACCGTTACGACCCCGTAGGACGTTTGCTGGAGGCACATAGCAGGCTCGGGCGCGAAACTTTCGCCTTCGATCCTGCCGGCAACATCGGCGGTGCGACCCAACCCGGCGCGCAACCCGATGGCCTTGCCACGAACCGCATCACGACGCGCGTGGCTGTCAGACTTGATCATCAAGGCCGCAATCTGGCCGGTCGGCTGATGGACAACCTGCTGAAGAACTATGCTGGCGTTCACTACAAATGGGATGCGCGCGGCAATCTTGTCGAACACACGAAGAACGGGAAAAAGACAAGCTTCACCTGGGACGCTTTCGGCCGCATGCGCAGCGCCCGCACCGATGACCAGATCACCACGTTTCGCTACGACCCGCTGGGCCGGCGCATCGGCAAAGAGAACGATTCAAGCCAGATCCTCTTCGGCTGGGACGGCGACACGCTGGCCTACGAGAGCAGCAGCCTCGGCGAAGGCTGGGCGCGCGGCCAGACCGTCCACTATGTCCACGAGCGCGATAGCTTCGTGCCGCTCGTCCAGATTCGCAGGCCGGGCAGCATGCGGCTGACACCGACCACCGATGTGAAGGCACTGACGGCTGATAACGGGGGACGCTACGACATCGAACTTGACCCATTGTGGAACGAGGGCTTGCGCGAAGAAGAGCCGCCACGCCCCTTCGCGAAGGAAGAGATTGCGTTCTACCAATGCGACCACCTGGGCACGCCGCAGGAGTTGACGGACCACGAGGGCAGCATCGCCTGGTCGGCCAGCTACAGGGCCTGGGGCGAGGCGAAGGAAGCCATCAGCGAGGCGGGCAGAAAGGCTGGTTTCAGGAATCCGATCCGATTCCAAGGGCAGTACTTTGATGAAGAGACCGGGCTGCATTACAACCGGCATCGCTACTACGATCCTGGCAGCGGCCGGTTTGTGTCCAGAGACCCGATCAAGCTTGCAGGTGGCGTCAACCTGCATGCGTATGCGCCGAATCCGATTGAGTGGATTGACCCTTTGGGGCTCAGCAAAAAGAAAGAGCGATGCCAAACAAGAAAGAATTCGACGGAGCCGGCATTGCCCGAAAAAGTAATTGCATCGGATGGAAATTTGAGACTCGAACACTACGTTCGCAGTGGCGATCATGCTCCCGCTCATTTCCATCTACGCGGAGAAGGTGGACTGAATATTCCAGTCGGGCAAAATGGAAACCCGCTCGATAGCAAAACGAAGTTGACAGCTGCCCAGCAGGCATTCATCGATGGCAATAAGTCGAAATTGAGATCCAGCGTCGACAGAATACAGCGCTGGCATAGGTATCAAAATCTTCCAAATGATTGCAATTGCTGCGATTAA
- a CDS encoding type VI secretion system Vgr family protein, with translation MKRRVTIQTPLGEALQFHRLAGREALSQAYAFDLDLLGSSNAIDAKALLGKPATVVMETESGAPRYLAGLVTRFGLSHEDDRQAFYKMRLRPWLWLATRRSDFRIFQDQTVPEIVAAVLGRYGHPLEQKLSRSYRTWTYCVQYHESDFDFISRLCEHEGIYFWFRHEAEQHVLVFADDIASSHAPLPGGETVRYHPHEKAGMTGGLEASERIYEWAQAEEIRPGHHFRNHYDFEKPQADLASRRQMPPGHEHDGFEQYEWPGDYLQHDDGETYARIRTDEQLSERSRVSGRANLRELAPGHTFRLRDHPREDQNRQHLLLAVEYDLQENLQASEGANASEGSVQRFAFEAQPTSYAWRPRRTTPKPRTRGPQTAVVVGPAGEEIWTDPYGRIKVQFHWDRLGQRNENSSCWLRVSTAWAGATFGAAALPRIGQEVIVDFLNGDPDHPIVTGRVHNADEMPAWQLPQQKQLTGIRSRELGGGKSNHLALDDSNGKVQAQLKSDHQSTSLSLGHVGRIEDTAGRKDDRGQGFELRTDGHGAIRAARGLLLSTEARPNAQGHITDMRETLARLTQGRDLHESLAQVAQQAKAHEAGDQDEVARALKAQNDAIKGSGGPSGQGEFPEFQEPHLTLASPAGIQATTQGSTHIVSVEHTAISSGAHTSVATGNSFLVSAKDAVRMVAFNHGIRMAAAAADIDLTALKDSINALAKLDIKLEASRITITAKEEVLINGGSSYTRWTAGGVESGTNGLWRAHAASHSMVGPKSDGQPRLPQPPQLPRGQLDLYHQYVKADGAMRQGVKQGDYTVVDSDGGTHTGKLDSNGFASVSGLPIGQAKVTFGQDPSDPWDKGSYFAKPDRWPIKAASADAGSVGSGDGGVGAPGGGLGAAASSLMSGGAGALGNLGAGLGQAGGALGQAGGLMGQVGQIAQMADTAQQAVAAVQAVQQGGAKALIGQVAQTATGMATQRVAALATKLPGALPDQTPGFAG, from the coding sequence ATGAAACGCCGCGTCACCATCCAGACGCCCCTGGGCGAGGCACTGCAATTTCACCGGCTGGCGGGGCGCGAAGCGCTCAGCCAGGCCTACGCCTTCGACCTGGACCTGCTGGGCAGCAGCAACGCGATCGACGCGAAGGCCCTGCTCGGCAAGCCCGCCACCGTCGTGATGGAGACCGAGAGCGGCGCCCCGCGCTACCTGGCCGGCCTCGTCACCCGCTTCGGCCTGTCGCACGAAGACGACCGCCAGGCCTTCTACAAGATGCGTCTGCGCCCGTGGCTCTGGCTCGCCACGCGCCGCTCCGACTTCCGCATCTTCCAGGACCAGACCGTGCCCGAGATCGTTGCGGCCGTGCTGGGCCGTTACGGCCATCCCCTTGAGCAGAAGCTCAGCCGCAGCTACCGCACGTGGACCTACTGCGTGCAGTACCACGAGAGCGACTTCGACTTCATCTCGCGCCTGTGCGAGCACGAAGGCATCTACTTCTGGTTCAGGCACGAGGCCGAGCAGCATGTGCTGGTCTTCGCCGACGACATCGCCAGCTCGCACGCCCCCTTGCCCGGCGGCGAGACCGTGCGCTACCACCCGCACGAGAAGGCCGGCATGACCGGCGGGCTGGAGGCCAGCGAGCGCATCTACGAATGGGCGCAGGCCGAGGAGATCCGCCCCGGCCATCACTTTCGCAACCACTACGACTTCGAGAAGCCCCAGGCCGACCTCGCCAGCCGGCGCCAGATGCCGCCGGGCCACGAGCACGACGGCTTCGAGCAGTACGAATGGCCGGGCGACTACCTGCAGCACGACGACGGCGAGACCTACGCGCGCATCCGCACCGACGAACAGCTGAGTGAGCGCAGCCGGGTCAGCGGCCGCGCCAACCTGCGCGAACTGGCCCCCGGCCACACCTTCCGCCTGCGGGACCATCCGCGCGAGGACCAGAACCGCCAGCACCTGCTGCTGGCTGTTGAGTACGACCTTCAGGAGAACCTGCAGGCCAGCGAAGGCGCGAACGCCAGCGAAGGCTCGGTGCAACGCTTCGCCTTCGAGGCCCAGCCCACCAGCTACGCCTGGCGCCCGCGCCGCACCACCCCCAAGCCGCGCACCCGCGGCCCGCAGACCGCCGTGGTGGTGGGCCCCGCCGGCGAGGAGATATGGACCGACCCCTACGGCCGCATCAAGGTCCAGTTCCACTGGGACCGCCTGGGCCAGCGCAACGAGAACTCGAGCTGCTGGCTGCGCGTGTCCACCGCCTGGGCCGGCGCCACCTTCGGCGCGGCGGCGCTGCCGCGCATCGGGCAGGAGGTGATCGTCGATTTCCTGAACGGCGACCCCGACCACCCGATCGTCACCGGCCGGGTGCACAACGCCGACGAGATGCCCGCCTGGCAACTGCCCCAGCAGAAGCAGCTCACGGGCATCCGCAGCCGCGAATTGGGCGGTGGCAAGAGCAACCACTTGGCGCTCGATGACTCGAACGGCAAGGTGCAGGCCCAGCTCAAGAGCGACCACCAGAGCACCAGCCTGAGCCTGGGCCACGTCGGGCGCATCGAGGACACGGCCGGGCGCAAGGACGACCGCGGCCAGGGCTTCGAGTTGCGCACCGATGGGCACGGCGCCATCCGCGCCGCCCGGGGCCTGCTGCTGAGCACCGAGGCCCGCCCCAACGCCCAGGGCCACATCACCGACATGCGCGAGACGCTCGCGCGGCTCACGCAGGGGCGCGACCTGCACGAGAGCCTGGCGCAGGTGGCGCAGCAGGCCAAGGCGCACGAGGCGGGCGACCAGGACGAGGTGGCCCGGGCGCTGAAGGCGCAGAACGACGCGATCAAGGGCAGCGGTGGCCCCTCGGGCCAGGGCGAGTTCCCGGAGTTCCAGGAGCCGCACCTGACCTTGGCGAGCCCCGCGGGCATCCAGGCGACGACGCAGGGCTCCACCCACATCGTGAGCGTCGAGCACACGGCCATCAGCAGCGGCGCGCACACCAGCGTGGCCACCGGCAACAGCTTCCTGGTGAGCGCCAAGGACGCCGTGCGCATGGTCGCCTTCAACCACGGCATCCGCATGGCGGCGGCCGCGGCCGACATCGACCTCACGGCGCTCAAGGACAGCATCAACGCGCTGGCCAAGCTCGACATCAAGCTGGAGGCCAGCCGGATCACCATCACCGCCAAGGAAGAAGTCCTCATCAACGGCGGCTCCAGCTACACGCGCTGGACAGCCGGCGGCGTCGAGAGCGGCACCAACGGCCTGTGGCGCGCGCATGCGGCTTCGCATTCGATGGTGGGGCCGAAGAGCGACGGACAGCCCCGGCTGCCGCAGCCGCCCCAGCTTCCGAGAGGCCAGCTCGACCTGTACCACCAGTACGTCAAGGCGGACGGCGCCATGCGGCAAGGCGTGAAGCAAGGCGACTACACGGTGGTGGACTCCGACGGGGGCACGCACACGGGCAAGCTGGACAGCAATGGGTTTGCGTCGGTGTCAGGCCTTCCCATCGGGCAGGCGAAAGTGACCTTCGGCCAGGACCCGAGCGATCCGTGGGACAAGGGCAGCTATTTCGCGAAGCCCGATCGTTGGCCCATCAAGGCCGCGAGCGCCGATGCAGGATCGGTCGGCAGCGGTGACGGCGGAGTGGGTGCACCGGGCGGCGGGCTTGGCGCTGCCGCTTCGAGCTTGATGAGCGGTGGCGCCGGTGCTCTCGGGAATCTGGGCGCAGGCTTGGGACAAGCTGGCGGCGCGCTCGGACAAGCCGGTGGCCTGATGGGGCAAGTAGGCCAGATCGCCCAGATGGCTGACACAGCCCAGCAAGCCGTTGCCGCGGTGCAAGCCGTTCAACAAGGTGGTGCGAAGGCACTGATCGGACAAGTGGCGCAGACGGCTACAGGCATGGCAACTCAGCGAGTCGCTGCGTTGGCAACCAAACTGCCCGGGGCACTGCCTGACCAGACGCCAGGATTTGCGGGCTGA
- a CDS encoding mandelate racemase/muconate lactonizing enzyme family protein, with translation MKIVNILESTRPIKSDIRNAYIDFSKMTLSLVAVVTDVIRDGRPVVGYGFNSNGRYGQGGLIRERFLPRLLEAEPASLLDETGDNLDPHRIWARMMINEKPGGHGERSVAVGTIDMAVWDAVAKIAGKPLYQLLAERYGNGTPDPRVFVYAAGGYYYPGKGLEGLQREMASHLERGYSVVKMKIGGATLAQDCERIESVLTILDPGQQLAVDANGRFDLATAIDYGRALSQYPLFWYEEAGDPLDYELQAKLGEVYAGPMATGENLFSMQDARNLIRHGGMRPDRDWLQFDCALSYGLVEYLRTLDMLKDHGWSPSRCIPHGGHQMSLAIAAGLGLGGNESYPDLFQPYGGFPDGVKVQSGYVTLPPLPGIGFEGKADLIAEMRALAG, from the coding sequence ATGAAGATCGTCAACATCCTCGAGTCCACGCGTCCCATCAAGTCGGACATCCGCAACGCCTACATCGACTTCTCCAAGATGACCCTGAGCCTCGTGGCGGTGGTCACCGACGTGATCCGCGACGGCCGGCCGGTGGTGGGCTACGGCTTCAACTCCAACGGGCGCTACGGCCAGGGCGGGCTGATCCGCGAGCGCTTCCTGCCGCGCCTGCTCGAGGCCGAGCCCGCCTCGCTCCTCGACGAGACCGGCGACAACCTCGATCCGCACAGGATCTGGGCCCGCATGATGATCAACGAGAAGCCCGGCGGCCACGGCGAGCGCTCGGTGGCCGTGGGCACCATCGACATGGCCGTGTGGGACGCGGTCGCCAAGATCGCCGGCAAGCCGCTCTACCAGCTGCTTGCCGAACGCTACGGCAACGGCACGCCCGATCCGCGCGTGTTCGTCTATGCCGCGGGCGGCTACTACTACCCCGGCAAGGGCCTCGAAGGCCTGCAGCGCGAGATGGCCAGCCACCTCGAGCGCGGCTATTCGGTGGTCAAGATGAAGATCGGCGGCGCCACGCTCGCGCAGGACTGCGAGCGCATCGAGTCGGTGCTCACGATCCTCGACCCCGGCCAGCAGCTGGCGGTGGACGCCAACGGCCGCTTCGACCTGGCCACTGCCATCGACTACGGCCGCGCCCTCTCGCAGTACCCGCTCTTCTGGTACGAGGAAGCCGGCGACCCGCTCGACTACGAACTGCAGGCGAAGCTGGGCGAGGTGTACGCCGGCCCCATGGCCACGGGCGAGAACCTGTTCTCGATGCAGGACGCGCGCAACCTGATCCGCCACGGCGGCATGCGGCCCGACCGCGACTGGCTGCAGTTCGACTGCGCTTTGAGCTACGGCCTCGTCGAATACCTGCGCACGCTCGACATGCTGAAGGACCACGGCTGGTCGCCCTCGCGCTGCATTCCGCACGGCGGCCACCAGATGTCGCTGGCCATTGCGGCGGGCCTCGGGCTCGGCGGCAACGAGAGCTACCCCGACCTGTTCCAGCCCTACGGCGGCTTCCCCGACGGCGTGAAGGTGCAGAGCGGCTACGTCACGCTGCCGCCGCTGCCCGGCATCGGTTTTGAGGGCAAGGCCGACCTCATCGCGGAGATGCGTGCGCTCGCGGGTTAA
- a CDS encoding Bug family tripartite tricarboxylate transporter substrate binding protein produces the protein MQRTHFLRAALAAFALAAASSGFAQTQPWPTRPVRMVIPFPPGGTLDTVGRLLAQKLGDQLGQPFIVENRPGGNGVIGADAVSKAPADGYTLLFNASTFTTAPMTMKSVPYEVARDFTPVALVAKAPLSVAINKNLPITDVKSLIAYAKAHPGKMTFAVGSIGSAGHLSTELLKRAGGLDYLIVPYKGTAPAFQDLIGGQIDGFIDPILGSLQYHKSGMLRVVAVTSAQRATSLPNVPTVGESIPGYEFYSWYGLWGPAKLPAAITQRLNAEVNKALGTDMRETLNAQGLLLTPGSVDDFAKFQQADMERSKKIIVEGNIRVE, from the coding sequence ATGCAACGCACCCATTTCCTGCGCGCCGCACTCGCGGCCTTCGCGCTCGCCGCGGCGTCCTCCGGCTTTGCACAAACACAGCCCTGGCCCACCCGCCCCGTGCGCATGGTGATCCCGTTCCCGCCCGGCGGCACGCTCGACACTGTCGGCCGCCTGCTCGCGCAGAAGCTCGGCGACCAGTTGGGCCAGCCCTTCATCGTGGAGAACCGGCCCGGCGGCAACGGCGTCATCGGCGCCGACGCGGTGTCGAAGGCGCCGGCCGACGGCTACACGCTGCTGTTCAACGCCTCGACCTTCACGACGGCGCCGATGACGATGAAGTCCGTGCCCTACGAGGTCGCCAGGGACTTCACGCCGGTGGCGCTGGTCGCCAAGGCGCCGCTGTCGGTGGCCATCAACAAGAACCTGCCGATCACCGACGTCAAGTCGCTCATTGCCTACGCCAAGGCCCATCCGGGCAAGATGACCTTCGCGGTGGGATCGATCGGCTCGGCAGGCCACCTGTCGACCGAGCTGCTCAAGCGCGCGGGCGGGCTCGACTACCTGATCGTGCCGTACAAGGGCACGGCGCCGGCCTTCCAGGACCTGATCGGCGGGCAGATCGACGGCTTCATCGACCCGATCCTGGGTTCGCTGCAGTACCACAAGAGCGGCATGCTGCGCGTGGTGGCCGTCACCTCGGCCCAGCGCGCCACCAGCCTGCCGAACGTGCCCACGGTGGGCGAGAGCATTCCAGGCTACGAGTTCTACAGCTGGTACGGCCTCTGGGGTCCGGCCAAGCTGCCGGCCGCGATCACCCAGCGGCTCAACGCCGAAGTGAACAAGGCGCTGGGCACCGACATGCGCGAGACGCTGAACGCACAGGGCCTGCTGCTCACGCCGGGCAGCGTCGACGACTTCGCGAAGTTCCAGCAGGCCGACATGGAGCGCTCGAAGAAGATCATCGTGGAGGGCAACATCCGTGTCGAATGA